The Mesorhizobium loti genome includes a region encoding these proteins:
- the rhaM gene encoding L-rhamnose mutarotase produces MPEKYAFKMKLKPGMKAEYRKRHDEIWPALVSLLKQAGVSDYSIYLDEETNILFGVLWRRDDHGMDELPKHPVMQRWWAHMADIMETRPDNEPVAVPLETVFHMA; encoded by the coding sequence ATGCCTGAGAAATACGCGTTCAAGATGAAGCTGAAGCCCGGCATGAAGGCCGAGTACAGGAAGCGTCACGACGAGATCTGGCCGGCGCTGGTATCACTGCTGAAGCAGGCCGGCGTCTCCGATTACTCCATCTACCTCGACGAGGAGACCAATATCCTGTTCGGCGTGCTGTGGCGGCGAGACGACCACGGCATGGACGAACTGCCCAAGCATCCGGTGATGCAGCGCTGGTGGGCACACATGGCCGACATCATGGAAACCAGGCCGGACAACGAGCCGGTGGCCGTGCCGCTGGAAACCGTGTTCCATATGGCATGA
- a CDS encoding carbohydrate kinase translates to MSAMRHVAVIDIGKTNAKVALVDLATLSEMALRRMANAPVRQAPYPHHDVEALWTFILDSLASLNREQRIDAISITTHGATGALVDAAGELVLPVLDYEFDGPDRLAADYEAIRPPFAETGTPRLPLGLNLAAQFFWQQKSFAAEFAKAAAMLMYPQYWALRLTGIAANEVTSLGCHTDLWNPWKADFSSLVDSLEWRDLMAPVRPASDRLGPILPIVAVRTGLDPQTPVFCGLHDSNASLLPHLLSDKPPFSVVSTGTWVVSMAVGGKQIALDAARDTLVNVNALGNPVPSARFMGGREFSVLTKDQPEQWTEADVGAVLAQKVLLLPSTQQGSGPFPHQAATWLNADGMNNGQRFAAISFYLALMTATCLDLIGADGPTTVEGPFARNRLFVGMLAASTARAVVASEAATGTSIGAALLASDQTTTQGKGERMEPPTDPVWADYVSAWRAAVEAQG, encoded by the coding sequence ATGAGTGCGATGCGCCACGTGGCCGTCATCGACATCGGCAAGACCAACGCCAAGGTGGCGCTGGTCGACCTCGCCACGCTGAGCGAGATGGCGCTGCGCCGCATGGCCAATGCGCCGGTGCGGCAGGCGCCCTACCCGCACCACGATGTCGAGGCCTTGTGGACGTTCATCCTCGACAGCCTTGCCAGCCTCAACCGCGAGCAGCGCATCGACGCCATATCGATCACCACCCATGGCGCGACGGGCGCACTGGTCGATGCCGCGGGCGAGCTGGTGCTGCCGGTGCTCGACTATGAATTCGACGGCCCTGACCGGCTGGCAGCGGATTATGAAGCGATCCGCCCGCCTTTCGCCGAGACCGGCACGCCGCGCCTGCCGCTCGGCCTCAATCTCGCTGCGCAATTCTTCTGGCAGCAGAAAAGCTTCGCGGCGGAATTCGCCAAGGCTGCCGCGATGCTGATGTACCCGCAATACTGGGCCTTGCGCCTGACCGGCATAGCCGCCAACGAGGTGACTTCGCTCGGCTGCCACACCGATCTGTGGAACCCTTGGAAGGCGGATTTTTCATCATTGGTCGACAGCCTGGAATGGCGCGACCTGATGGCGCCGGTGCGGCCGGCGAGCGATCGCCTCGGCCCGATCCTGCCCATCGTTGCGGTGCGAACCGGACTCGATCCGCAAACGCCAGTGTTCTGCGGCTTACATGATTCCAACGCCTCGCTGCTGCCGCATCTGCTGTCCGACAAACCGCCTTTCTCCGTCGTCTCGACCGGCACCTGGGTGGTGTCGATGGCAGTCGGCGGCAAACAGATTGCGCTGGATGCCGCGCGCGACACGCTGGTCAATGTCAACGCACTCGGCAATCCCGTTCCCTCGGCGCGCTTCATGGGTGGCCGCGAGTTTTCCGTGCTGACGAAGGACCAGCCGGAACAGTGGACCGAAGCCGATGTCGGCGCCGTGCTGGCGCAAAAGGTGCTGCTGCTGCCGTCGACCCAGCAAGGGTCGGGGCCGTTCCCGCATCAGGCTGCGACATGGCTCAACGCCGACGGCATGAACAATGGCCAGCGCTTTGCCGCCATCTCGTTCTATCTGGCCTTGATGACGGCGACCTGCCTCGACCTGATCGGCGCCGACGGCCCGACCACTGTCGAAGGTCCCTTTGCCCGCAACCGGCTCTTTGTCGGCATGCTGGCAGCCAGCACGGCACGCGCCGTTGTTGCGTCCGAAGCCGCCACCGGCACCAGCATCGGCGCGGCGCTCCTGGCCTCCGATCAGACAACGACGCAAGGCAAAGGCGAAAGAATGGAGCCGCCGACCGACCCGGTTTGGGCCGACTACGTCAGCGCATGGCGCGCCGCGGTCGAAGCGCAGGGCTGA
- a CDS encoding alanine racemase: MSGPQVAIDLGRIERNARTIVERCALSGIKVFGVTKGTCGMPQVARAMLRGGVAGIAESRFENIRRLRDSGINAPIMLLRSPPMARVEEVVRTVDISLQSELATIREISRIAERMGRVHDIMLMIDLGDLREGIWPNDLIPTVEQIQEFKGVRIAGIGTNLGCFGAIMPTPENLGQLVAHAYKTERLSGKSLDWISGGASSSLPLLLEGRLPAGINNLRVGEAILQGGVETFRDTPWAELEPDACRLTSDIIEVKLKPSRPIGQSGYDAFGNQPVFPDEGDRLRAIANIGREDVLVEGLTPIAKGIRVLGASSDHLLLDVADADPPPAVGDRVAFRMSYGAMLLAMTSEYVEKAPMHDVEDFSGRKMVQIMAEQGTAGILAREGTGARLEAMNFDVVELADIERPPSGLIRLTVGTDRRIVHKALTATARATHSFGLIWIDSIAALMPEDEDGIDLPEGSVLARTLGLDHKAGALQPQLSPENVVIVGLRHADPAEARVLKDSRVSAFTMTDIDAMGMRDLMHEAIRIATSGTQGFHVSYSPTVTEFAGWAAGSGGLTVRETHQAMEAVALSGGLLSMDVSGLTAGLEPRIGTDVINFVMSVFGKRIL, encoded by the coding sequence ATGTCGGGACCGCAAGTCGCCATCGACCTTGGCCGCATCGAGCGCAACGCCCGCACGATCGTCGAGCGCTGCGCGCTATCGGGCATCAAGGTGTTCGGCGTCACCAAGGGCACCTGCGGCATGCCGCAAGTGGCGCGCGCCATGCTGCGCGGCGGCGTTGCCGGCATCGCAGAATCGCGCTTCGAGAACATCCGCCGGCTGCGTGACAGCGGCATCAACGCGCCGATCATGCTGCTGCGCAGCCCGCCGATGGCGCGTGTCGAGGAGGTGGTGCGCACCGTCGACATCAGCCTGCAGTCGGAACTCGCCACCATCCGCGAGATTTCGCGTATCGCCGAGCGCATGGGCCGGGTTCACGACATCATGCTGATGATCGATCTCGGCGATCTCCGCGAAGGCATCTGGCCAAACGACCTTATTCCGACGGTCGAACAGATCCAGGAATTCAAGGGCGTGCGCATCGCCGGCATCGGCACCAATCTCGGCTGCTTCGGCGCCATCATGCCGACGCCGGAAAACCTCGGGCAACTCGTCGCCCATGCCTACAAGACCGAACGCCTGTCCGGCAAAAGCCTCGACTGGATTTCCGGCGGCGCCTCGTCGTCGCTGCCGCTGCTGCTCGAAGGCAGACTGCCGGCCGGCATCAACAATCTGCGGGTCGGCGAGGCGATCCTGCAGGGCGGCGTCGAGACCTTCCGCGACACGCCATGGGCGGAACTTGAACCCGATGCCTGCCGGCTGACCAGCGACATCATCGAGGTCAAGCTCAAGCCGTCACGGCCGATCGGCCAATCGGGCTACGACGCCTTCGGCAACCAGCCGGTCTTTCCCGACGAGGGCGACAGGCTGCGCGCTATCGCCAATATTGGCCGCGAGGACGTGCTGGTCGAGGGGCTGACGCCGATCGCCAAGGGGATACGGGTGCTCGGCGCCTCCAGCGACCATCTGCTGCTCGATGTCGCCGACGCCGATCCGCCGCCGGCCGTCGGCGACCGCGTCGCCTTCCGCATGAGCTATGGCGCCATGCTGTTGGCGATGACTTCGGAATATGTCGAGAAGGCCCCGATGCATGACGTCGAGGACTTTTCCGGCCGCAAGATGGTGCAGATCATGGCCGAGCAGGGGACAGCCGGCATCCTGGCCCGGGAAGGCACCGGCGCGCGGCTGGAAGCGATGAATTTCGACGTCGTGGAACTGGCCGATATCGAGCGGCCGCCATCGGGGCTGATCCGGCTGACAGTCGGTACCGACCGTCGCATCGTCCACAAGGCGCTGACCGCGACGGCGCGCGCGACGCATTCCTTCGGCCTGATCTGGATCGATTCCATAGCCGCCCTGATGCCCGAGGACGAGGACGGCATCGACCTGCCGGAAGGCTCGGTCCTGGCGCGCACCCTCGGCCTCGACCACAAGGCGGGCGCGCTGCAGCCGCAGCTGTCGCCGGAGAATGTCGTCATTGTCGGCCTCCGCCACGCCGACCCGGCCGAGGCGCGCGTGCTGAAGGACTCGCGCGTCTCCGCCTTCACCATGACCGACATCGACGCCATGGGCATGCGCGACCTGATGCATGAAGCGATCCGCATCGCCACGTCGGGCACGCAAGGTTTTCATGTCAGCTACTCGCCCACAGTGACTGAATTCGCCGGCTGGGCAGCGGGCTCCGGTGGGCTGACGGTGCGCGAAACGCATCAGGCGATGGAGGCGGTCGCGCTCTCCGGTGGTCTGTTGTCGATGGATGTTTCGGGTCTGACCGCAGGTCTGGAGCCACGGATCGGCACCGACGTGATCAACTTCGTCATGTCGGTTTTCGGCAAGCGGATCTTGTAG
- a CDS encoding D-amino acid dehydrogenase, giving the protein MKITVLGAGVVGTAAAYYLASDGHEVTVIERHAAPARGTSQSNAGLVSPGDATAWASPAALKTFLRALYNHDLGIKVRLRFDPYFLAWSLRFLRQCTKERLRANSRVKLRLALYSRDCINAISAVSGIHYDERKKGILYFFRSQHSLDTGTDNYRYLAEHGLPIEIVGRERLIELEPGLAGVKEKIAGGVYSPIDQTGDSRQFVEKLAAYSAEKLGVKFLYGTTVEGLDIEGDRVRAVMTSAGPVAGDAVVISMGPESGLLGRRYGIDLPVYPVKGYTATIPLEDESKGPTMGGADEDQLIAYSRLGNRLRLASTAEFTGFDRSHKPSDFAAMFRTGKDLFPGAFDENKAELWAGLRPMMPNSVPVIGQARYKNLYLDTGHGHVGWTMACGSGKFLADLVAGRKPEIDPQGLVYGG; this is encoded by the coding sequence ATGAAAATAACGGTGCTCGGGGCCGGTGTCGTCGGTACGGCCGCCGCCTATTATCTGGCGAGTGACGGCCACGAGGTCACCGTGATCGAGCGCCATGCGGCGCCGGCGCGCGGCACCAGTCAGTCGAACGCCGGCCTGGTCTCGCCAGGCGATGCCACCGCCTGGGCTTCGCCGGCGGCGCTGAAGACCTTCCTGCGTGCGCTCTACAACCATGATCTCGGCATCAAGGTCCGGCTGCGCTTCGATCCCTATTTCCTCGCCTGGAGCCTGCGCTTCCTGCGCCAATGCACGAAAGAGCGCCTGCGCGCCAACAGCCGGGTCAAGCTGCGCCTGGCGCTCTATTCGCGCGACTGCATCAACGCCATCTCAGCCGTTTCAGGCATTCACTATGACGAGCGCAAGAAGGGCATCCTTTATTTCTTCCGCTCGCAGCACAGCCTCGACACCGGCACCGACAATTATCGCTACCTGGCCGAGCACGGCCTGCCGATCGAGATCGTCGGTCGGGAGCGGCTGATCGAGCTTGAACCGGGTCTTGCCGGCGTGAAGGAAAAGATCGCCGGCGGCGTCTATTCGCCGATCGACCAGACCGGCGATTCCCGGCAGTTCGTGGAAAAGCTCGCGGCCTATTCAGCAGAAAAGCTCGGCGTGAAATTTCTCTACGGCACGACGGTTGAGGGCCTCGACATCGAGGGCGACCGGGTGCGCGCGGTGATGACTTCGGCCGGGCCGGTCGCCGGCGATGCCGTGGTCATCTCGATGGGACCGGAGAGCGGCCTTCTCGGGCGCCGCTACGGCATCGACCTGCCTGTCTATCCGGTGAAGGGTTATACCGCGACCATTCCGCTGGAGGACGAGAGCAAGGGGCCGACCATGGGCGGTGCCGACGAGGATCAGTTGATCGCCTATTCCAGGCTTGGCAACCGGCTGCGGCTCGCCTCGACCGCCGAATTCACCGGCTTCGACCGCAGCCATAAGCCCAGCGACTTCGCTGCCATGTTCAGGACCGGCAAGGATCTGTTCCCTGGTGCCTTCGACGAGAACAAGGCCGAGCTGTGGGCGGGCCTGCGGCCGATGATGCCGAACTCGGTGCCGGTCATCGGCCAGGCGCGCTACAAAAACCTCTATCTCGACACCGGCCACGGCCATGTCGGCTGGACCATGGCCTGCGGCTCGGGAAAATTCCTTGCCGACCTCGTCGCCGGCCGCAAGCCGGAGATCGACCCGCAAGGGCTGGTTTACGGAGGCTAA